The nucleotide window GTCGCGTCGCGGCGGTCGGCGAGAAGACGGTTGAGGGCATCGAGGACCACGCCCAGCTCGGACCGCCCCGCCGAAAGCTGCGCGCGCGCGGCCTCGAGCCCTGCCACGTCCTCGGGAATCAACGCCTCGCGGTAGAGGACGAGGCGTCGGTCGGCCGAGGCGACGTCGTTGACCGCCGCGAGCGTCTCGGCGCGGGCCCTGAGGGCGGCCGCGTCGCGGTCGTGGCGCGCGGCGGTCAGATCGGCCTCGGACTGGACGATCCCGCGTGCCTGGTCCCGCGACTTCCACACCGGGAGGCGCAAGGAGATCCCGCCGACGACCATCGGATCGAGCCCGCCGCGGTACTGGTACGCGGCGAGCCAGGAGAGCTCGGGCTTCCCGGCGGACTTGGCTTCGGTCAACGCCGCCTCGGCACGCGCGGTCCGCCCCGCGGCTTCGCGGACGAAGGGCGAGGAGTCCGACCCCGCATTCGCGAGCGACGTCGCATCCGCGGGGAGCGTCGCGGAAGGCAGCGACGCCGCCGCACCGATGGCGGCTCCAGCGTCGCGCCCGAGGGTCGCGCAGAGCTCCAGCTCGACATCGCGCCGGTCACGGGCGGTCTCTTCGAGCTGCACATCCAGCCGGCGCTTCGCGGTCTGCGCGCGCAACAGGCTCTCCTGCGTCCCCATTCCCGACTCGTAGCGTGCCCTCGCCGCCGCAAGCTCGGTCGCGAGGATCTCTCCCGTCTCCCCGAGAAAAGCCGCCGTCCGATCGAGCCGGTAAAGATCGGCGTACAGGCCGATCACGCGCGCCCGAAGACGTGCACGCATCGACTCGACCGACAGGCTCGCGATCGTGGCGTCCGCCTTCGCGACACCCGACGCCGCGTCGCGCACGCTCCTCCGCGGGACGTCCTGCTCCCAGCCGACCGTGACGTTCGAGAACTCCGAGCTGCCGAGCGTCAGCCGATCGAGACTGTCGTTCGTGTACGAGACCGAGAGCTTCGGCTCCGGGAGCGCTTGCCGCCTCTCGGGCACTTCCCGCGCGCCCTGCGCGCGCGCGATTCCCGCGAGCAGGTCGGGATTCGCTGCGTCGAGCTCGGCGAGCATCGCGGCGAGATTCGCGGGCGGCGGATCGGCGGCATGGCCGAGCGACGTGGCGAACAGGATTGCGGCAACGACTCTCATGGATCGACTCCTCCACGGACGACACGGTCTCGCGGACGGCGGCGTCCGCGCGGCTCACGGGTCTCGCGCGAGGGGTCAGATCAGGAGGGAGCGGTTCAGGCTCAGGAGATCGGGCGGGGAATCGTCGGGCGAAGCGGCGCGGTGGCTGCGGCGCGCAAGACGCGCGGCCTCCGTCGGCGTGATCGTGAACGAGATCATCGTGACGGGAGCCGACGTCGCCGCGGCCGCGAGCCCGGCAAGGGTGTCCTTGGCGCGCGCCGCGGGCCGCGGGGTCGCCGGAGCCTTGCAGCAACCCTTCGGCATGGGGGACGCCGCCGTGGTCG belongs to Candidatus Polarisedimenticolaceae bacterium and includes:
- a CDS encoding TolC family protein — its product is MRVVAAILFATSLGHAADPPPANLAAMLAELDAANPDLLAGIARAQGAREVPERRQALPEPKLSVSYTNDSLDRLTLGSSEFSNVTVGWEQDVPRRSVRDAASGVAKADATIASLSVESMRARLRARVIGLYADLYRLDRTAAFLGETGEILATELAAARARYESGMGTQESLLRAQTAKRRLDVQLEETARDRRDVELELCATLGRDAGAAIGAAASLPSATLPADATSLANAGSDSSPFVREAAGRTARAEAALTEAKSAGKPELSWLAAYQYRGGLDPMVVGGISLRLPVWKSRDQARGIVQSEADLTAARHDRDAAALRARAETLAAVNDVASADRRLVLYREALIPEDVAGLEAARAQLSAGRSELGVVLDALNRLLADRRDATDLEAARLQTLARLEAATGTTIVEVTP